Genomic segment of Parageobacillus genomosp. 1:
CAGCAAACAATTGGAATAAGCCCGTGTTTAAAAGCAGCGAGCACTTTTTTATTCACCGTTTCATCCGTTTCCGCAAACATTTCGCGGCGCTCGGAATGACCGATAATGACATACGTCACACCAATATCTTTCAGCGCTACCGGGCTGATTTCCCCTGTAAACGCTCCTTTGTCTTCAAAATGCATATTTTGTGCGCCGATTTTTAAATCAGATTCTTGTGCGTTTTGGACAAGCCGGTCCAAAAATAAAAATGGCGCGCAAATGACAGAGTCTATTTGTTCCGCCGGTGGAACAAGCCGTTTTACTTCTTCCACGAAGCTTACTGCCTCCGGCAATGTTTTATGCATTTTCCAGTTTCCTGCGATAATGCGTTTTCTCATCATCTGTCCCTTCCTTTCTCGAGAAAAGAGTGAGCGCGTTATTTGTCGTTTAACGCTACCACTCCAGGAAGTTGTTTTCCTTCCATAAATTCAAGCGATGCACCGCCGCCGGTAGAGATGTGGTCCATTTTTTCGGCTAAGCCGAATTTTTCTACCGCCGCTGCTGAATCGCCGCCGCCGATGACCGAGTATGTATCGACAGCATCCGCTAGCGCTTGGGCTACTGCTTTTGTTCCTTCGGCAAAAGCATCCATTTCAAATACGCCCATTGGACCATTCCAAACAACCAGCTTTGATTTCATAATGACGTCGCGATATAGTTCGCATGTTTTTGGACCAATATCAAGCGCTTCCCAATCGCTTGGAATCGCATCAATCGCAACGACTTTCGTATTGGCGTCATTTGCGAACCGATCTGCTACGACGGCGTCAACCGGCATATAGAAGTTAACGCCTTTTTCTTTCGCTTTTTCCATAAACGATTTTGCCAGTTCAATTTTATCTTCTTCTAACAGTGATTTACCAACTTCATGACCGAGCGCTTTCACAAACGTATACGCCAGTCCGCCGCCGATAATCAAATTGTCCACTTTGTTAAGCAAGTTTTCGATCACACCGATTTTGTCTTTTACTTTCGCGCCGCCAATAATCGCCGTAAATGGACGGTCTGGATTGGACAGCGCTTTTCCTAGCACTTCAATTTCTCTTTCCATTAAAAATCCGGCAACCGCTGGTAAGTAGTGTGCAATTCCTTCGGTAGACGCATGAGCCCGATGGGCAGCACCAAACGCATCGTTCACATAAATGTCCGCTAATTCAGCAAAAGCTTTCGCCAGCTCTGGATCGTTTTTCTCTTCCCCTGGGTAAAAGCGGACGTTTTCTAGAAGCAATACATCGCCTTCCTTCATGTTGGCGATCTCTGCTTTTACCGCATCTCCGTATGCTTCATCTGTTTTTACTACCTGTTTGCCGAGCAGCTCGCTCAACCGTTTAGCCACCGCATTTAAGCGCATCTCTTCGACAACTTTTCCTTTTGGACGGCCAAGATGGCTCGCCAAAATCACTTTTGCGCCTTGCTCGATTAAATAACGAATCGTCGGAAGTGCGGCGCGGATGCGTGTATCATCCGTAATCGCACCATTTTCCATCGGCACGTTAAAATCGACGCGGCAAAACACTCGTTTTCCTTTCACATCGACGTCCCGAACCGTCTTTTTGTTCATGGCGCTATGCCCCCTTTTTGATGATATCGTTCCCACAAACGAAGAGGAGTGGGGATCATTTCCCCGCTCCCCCTCCACCATCCTATTATAGACTTGACCAGGCGCGAAAAACAATGGCTATCCTTATAGACCTTTTGACGCAATATATTCGGCAAGATCGACAACGCGATGAGAATAGCCTGTTTCGTTATCGTACCAAGATACTACTTTCACCATTTTTCCTTCAATAACCATTGTGGAAAGCGCATCAATCGTGGATGAAGCAGTGTTGCCGTTATAGTCGCGAGATACGAGCGGCTCTTCACTGTAAGCCAAGATGCCTTTCAATTCACCTTCCGCAGCTTCTTTCAATGCCGCGTTAACTTCTTCAGCGGTTACTTCTTTTTCAAGCTCCGCAACAAGGTCGACAACAGATACGTTTGGTGTCGGTACACGCATTGCCATACCGTTGAGTTTGCCTTTTAGTTCAGGAAGTACAAGCGCAACTGCTTTTGCCGCACCTGTTGTTGTCGGAATAATCGATTCCGCAGCAGCACGGGCACGGCGTAAATCTTTATGAGGCAAGTCTAAAATTTGTTGGTCGTTCGTATACGAGTGAACCGTCGTCATCATGCCGCGGACAATGCCAAATTTTTCATGAAGCACTTTGGCAAATGGCGCCAAGCAGTTTGTTGTACAAGAAGCGTTAGAAATAATGTGATGGTTTGCCGGATCGTATTTGTCTTGGTTTACGCCCATGACAATCGTAATGTCTTCATTTTTCGCCGGCGCAGAAATAATGACTTTTTTCGCTCCAGCTTCCAAATGTTTTGCCGCATCTTCCCGTTTCGTGAAGCGGCCTGTCGATTCAACGACAATGTCTACACCTAATTCATTCCATGCTAATTGGGCAGGGTCGCGTTCCGCTTTGACAACAATTTCTTTCCCGTTAACAACGATATTATTGCCATTGACCGATACTTCTGCGTCTAATGTTCCATGAACCGAGTCATATTTCAACAGATGAGCTAATGTGCTTGCATCCGTTAAGTCGTTTACCGCTACTACTTCAACGTTTGGATTTTTTAATGCAGCACGAAAAACATTGCGACCAATACGGCCAAAACCGTTAATACCAATTTTTACAGTCATGGATAGCTCCTCCTTAAAAATTTGTGTATGATAAAGGGACATTACTCCCCTAACAACGCTTTTGCCGCGCCTTCATCGGTGATTAAAATCGAGTGCGGGGCTCGTTTCATATACGCTTGAATCGCTTTCGCCTTCGACGCCCCTCCAGCAACCGCGATGACGTGTTCGACATGCGGGAGGTCTTCAAGCTGAATGCCGACCGTTTTTACTTTATGAACAACTTCTCCTTTTTCATTAAAGTAATAGCCAAATGCTTCGGCAACCGCATGGCGCGCTTTTATTTTCTCCATATCCTCTTTTCTCGTTTTCCGGCGCTCCGCCATAGTGACAGCATCTCCAATTCCGTGTACAACCATGCGGCACGACTTAATGAGTTCTAGCATTTCTTTCACAGCCGGCTCTTCAATTAACGATTCATACGCCTCGCGGCTGAGATGGTCAGGAACATGAAGAAGGCGGTAATTCCCTAGCGCCTTTTCCGCCATTTTTGCGCAAATGGTATTGGCCTGGTTTCCTACATTCTCCCCTAGGCCACCTCGTGCGGGAACAAATAAAAGATTGTTTAACTTCGCGTCCGGTGTCATCATCTCGGCCACCGCAGCCATTGTGGTACCTCCTGTTACCGCCACAATGTCACCATTTTTCAACCGTTCTTTCATACAGGTGACGCAAGCTCTTCCCATTTCTTTTTTTACCCAAGGAGAAAGGTCACTATCCCCAGCAACAACAATTACTTTTTCAATATGCAGCTTTTGTTTTAACGTTGCTTCTAAATCTCTTAACCCCAGCACTTCTCTCATGACATCCTCGAGCGCATACAGCAATTCCTTGCCTTCAGGCGTTAAGCTCGTGCCGATCGAGTCAACTGCCAACAAGTTTTGCTCTTTTAAAAACTGCACCTCGGAACGAAGCACACGCTCGCTCATTCCCAAACTGTTCGCCAGCACCCGGCGCCCGACCGGCTGCATGAGGGAAACATAGTGCAATATTTGATAGCGTTTTTGCATCACTTCCAGAAGGTCGGGCAATAATTTCTTTTGCGCTTCGATTAACGATCGCATCGATCCCTTCTCCTTAGCTATGGATATTATATGGACATTAATTGTCCCGGTGTGACTTATTATGTCCCACCATTGCCAAAAAAAATTCCTCCCGCACAATTTCATTGTAACAGGAGGAATACGATTGTTCAACTTTTTCGCGTCTCTAGTAAGCGCTTTCTTATGACATCTTTTTGAACGATGCCGAAATCTATTTCTTCCCCATCGATTTCGACTACAGGAATCATTAATTGATATTTTTCCAGCAGCTTGTCGTCTTGATAAATGTCGATTTCATTGATGTCAAAGGAGAACTCGTTTTGCAGCTCTTGCAAGACTTGTTTCGCTTTATCGCATAACGGGCAGTTCGTTTTGGAATATAAATTGATCTTCATTATTTGTCCCTTCCCTATTCGTACTGTTTTCGCTTTGCCGATGATGGAATATGCAGCTGCTCGCGGTATTTGGCGACCGTCCTTCGCGAAACGGCGATGCCGTATTGCTCCTGTAACAAGTCAGCAAGCTTCTGGTCAGAGAGAGGCTGTTTTTTGTCTTCCGCCTCTATTAACTGCTTAATCACCATTTTTACTTTTACCGAAGAAGCCGCATCCTCCTCTGCATAAGCGGAAGAAACAGAGCTGGCAAAAAAGCGGCGCAGTTCTACAGTACCAAACGGTGTTTGCACATATTTATTTTTCACCGCACGGCTGACCGTAGATTCGTGAATGCCTAACTCCTCGGCCACTTCTCGCATCGTAAGGGGCTTTAACGCGGCAAATCCCGCTTCCAAACACGGAAGCTGTTTCTCAACAATAACGGCCATAATATTTAACAACGTTTGTTTGCGTTGCTCTAAGCTTTTGGCAAGCCATAAAAACTGCCGATATTTATCTTTGACAAAGCCGTGGACTTGACTGTCGCGATAATGGGTCATTTGCTGTTCATACATCCGATTCCAGACGAGTTCCGGATGCACATCGTCGTTAAAGAAAATGCGCCATTGGCCTTCCGGATCGCGTTCGACAATCATATCGGGGATGATAAAATGCGGCATCTCCTTTGTATAATGAATGCCAGGGCGCGGTTCAAGCGTGCGGATTAAATCCCATACACGCTGCAACGAAGCAATATCGACCCCAAGTTGCTTCGCCAACGTTTTCCATGACTTTTCGGCAAATAAGGAAAAATGATGTTTGATGATTTGTTCGGCGAATTCATCCCGATTTGGCAAGCGCTGCAACTGCAAATATAAACATTCTTCCAAACTGCGTGCGCCAACGCCTGCCGGCTCTAATGACTGCACAATTTCAAGCGCCTTTTCCGCTTCTTCCCTTGAAATAGCTAATCGATCAGCAATTTCCTCCAACCCGATCCGCAAATAGCCGTCTTCATCAAGGGAAGCGATGAGGTAACGCACGGCGCGTTCTTCCTGTTTTGCAAGCGAAAGTGCCGGCAGCTGGGCCATTAAATGCGCCGAAAGCGTTTCGGAACGCGTGCTCATATTTTCCAGCCATTGCTTCTTGTCTTTCTCCGATAAGCGGCGCCCGCTTCGCTTCCAGCGATGATCGCGAATTTCCAAAAAAGGATTATCGAGCGACTGTTCGTATAAAAAAGTTTGCAGTTCCACGGCAGAGTACTGCAACAGTTCAATCGCCTGCGTCAGTTCTTTTGTCAACGCCAGCTTCAGCCGCTGCTCTTGCAATAATTCCGCCCTCATCATCCATCCCCCTTTTCTTCTATTGTACACTACTGCCCCCACGGAATGGTATAGAAATAATTTAACAACGCAGTGATGGACATTTCCAATGCCTGCTTTAGCCGAACACAGTCTATAGCAATATATATATTCAATAAATGTAAAAAACCTGCCGCAAATTACGACAGGTGACTTTTTCGGCAAGCTGTAAAGATCTTTTCTTTTTTAGAAATTATTTAATGTGAAATGATTATGAATAGCTCAATATTCCGTTTATAGAATTAATAAAGGAATCTCCATAAATAAAAAGTTGCATAGGCTTCCCAGTTTGTCCATCTTGAAAATAGCTTTAAAATTTCATCTTTAGAAGGTTTATTCTCCGAGCCCATCAAATGTTTAATGGCGTTGTGCAGTCCGACATCATCAATGGGAAAAGCAGAAGGAATTCTCAGGCAGCGCATCAAAACATAGTTTGCCGTCCAAGGCCCAATTCCCCGGATATTTACTAACATCTTTTCCGCTTTTTTATAGTTCCCCGCGCCCATCAAAAGCTCTTTCGTCAATTTTCCTTCCGATATGAGTTTCGCCACTCCAATTAGATATTCGCTTTTCTTGGCTGTCATTTGTAATGCCGTTAAATCACTGACCTTCAATGCCGCGATTTCATGGGGGGATGGAAATATCCAATATTGTTCTCCATCCCACTCTACGTGTCGACCGAAGGTTTCCACAAAACGCCTTTTTAATGTATACGCAAAGGTAAGATTAATTTGCTGTCCAATGATCCCCCAGCACAGAGCCTCAAATAAATCGGGAATTCCGATAAGACGAAGTCCATAAAATTCACTGACTGCTTTTTGCAGCAAAATATCGCTTTTAGCTAAATCGTAAAACGGACGTAAATTGGTCTTCAAATCAAACCATTCTCTTACATATCGCGCCACCGCGGCGCGTACCCATTTGCAAGAAGGAGTGGTGTTACCCACAAAACGTATGGTAAGAGCGTCTTCATGATCAGCCCTTATTTCAATTAACGGGAGTTCCTGCTCTATCGGAACTGCTTTGTAGATCCTATTATTCTTGATATGATACATGCATTCGTTTGGGGCGTTAGACAGGTATTTCATGTTTTCGGCAAAGCTGAATTCTTTCGGCACCATTAATTGGATCTCTTGCTTGTTATCTTCCCAGGAGCCTGGCGGAAGACCTGAACAACAGTTTTTGCAAGAACGGTAGCCGGCCTGTTCAGCTTCTGCTCTAGACTCAAATTTGATAATGTTTTCCGCCTTCGGTTTTCCGTTGCACCAAGGGAAACAATAAATCTTCGTTGTTTTCACGCCTATAAAATAAGGGGCGTCCCACTCAGGATAAATCATACTATTTTTCATGTAAATCCTCCCACTCATAACAATAACGATACAATCTTAGTTTTAACATGAAATTTATTCAGTTTGATTTTGAAATCTTGCTTTTATATTTGTAAAACCGTACATACGATCTGGTTTCAAGGTATACTATAGGTAATCTACCATCGATGGAGGTAAACGAAATGAAAATGAAAACACAACGAAAACAAGGGGATATTCAACGTGTACCTCATCACGCGAATGAAACAGGTGCCATTGAGGAAAATTTGACAGATGAAATATGGCAAGCCATTGTTTCAAACGATTCATCCTATGACGATAAATTTTTCTATGCTGTAAAGAGTACGGGTATCTTTTGCCGGCCTTCTTGCAAATCCCGTGCTCCAAAAAAAGAAAACATTCGCATTTTTCGCAGTGCCCAGCAAGCCCTATCGGAAAACTTTCGCCCATGCAAACGATGCAAACCAACTGGAGAGCGTTTGCCAGATGAAGATTGGGTGGACCAAATCACACAATGCATTGAAACGAATTACAGCGAACCTTTAAATTTAAAAATATTGGCGGATATGTGCCATGGAAGCCCTTACCATTTGCACCGTACGTTTAAACGGATCAAGGGGATTACCCCAGCCGAATATATCCGAAAGGTAAGAATTTCCAAATCAATTCAATATCTTGCCACTTCGGATAAAACCATTACAGAAATTTCTTTGGCAGTTGGCATTCCTAATACAGCATACTTTATCACTTTGTTTAAAAAAGAAACGGGTTATACGCCGGCAGATTATCGCCAATTAATTAGCAATAAAATAACGATGGAGGCGTTAAATAATGGTGTCAAAAAATAATCTAACGGTTTATTGGACTTTGTTTGTGTATGAACAATGGAAAATGTATATAGCTGCGACATCAAATGGGCTTTGTTACGTGGGTTCTCCGAATAAGCCATTTGAAGAGCTGTCCAATTGGGTAAAGAAACACTTACCGAATAGCGTTTTAGTGCAAGATGATGAAAAATTGCAGCCTTATACAGCCGAATTAACAGAGTATTTCTGGGGGCAGCGCAAGACCTTTGTACAGCCTCTTGATTTATACGGTACACCATTTCAATTATCCGTGTGGAACGCATTGCGCAAAATTCCGTACGGGCACACGCGGTCTTACTCGGAAATTGCAAATCATATTCAAAAACCGTTTTCGGTACGTGCAGTTGGAGCCGCTATTGGCGCCAATCCAGTTTTAATTATCGTACCTTGCCATCGTGTGATCGGTAAAAATGGAACACTGACAGGATATCGGGGCGGTTTGGAAATGAAGAAACAACTGTTACAGTTAGAAAATGAAAGTTCGCTTATAGGAGAGAGATACCTGCATGCCTAATAGTATCACGAAACACATTGCTTCATTGGATTAATGTTACTGTAGAACCTTTGGAGGATTTCACATGAAAGTCGAATTTTTTTACAAATACCCGAAGACACTGCTAAATAAAGGAACAGGGTTTCTTTCTGGATATAGCTATTCTTTAAATCCGTATGCTGGTTGTGCATTTGGTTGTTCATACTGCTATGTGCGTCAAATGCCTGTTTCGATGTTCCGTAAGGAGGAATGGGGGACCTGGGTAGACATAAAAAAGAAATCGGCAGACTTACTGCGCAAAGAACTTGAGAGAGCCAAAAATAAAGGGAAAGTGACGATTTTTATGTCATCTAGCACAGACCCTTATCAGCCTATCGAATATAAGGAGAAAGTAACAAGATCCTTGTTGGAAGTAATGGTGGAAAATAAACCGGATTTTTTATTCGTACAGACCCGGAGCCCTCTAGTATGTAGAGACATTGATTTATTTCTTCTTTTAAAGGATAAAGTCCGAGTTAGCATGACCATTGAAACGGACAGAGAGGATATACGCAAATATTTTACGCCCCATGCCCCACCGATCAGCGCTAGATTAAAGGCGCTACAGCTTTTGGCTGATGCAGGTGTGCCGACTCAAGCAACGATAGCCCCTGTGTTGCCTAGTAGTGAAGAGTTTCCGGAGAAATTAAAAAAATTAGTCGATCGTGTCTGTGTGGATGATTATTTCATGGGAGATGGCAGCGGAGGAAAACGAACCAAGAATTTAGGTATTTTTTCTATGTACGAAAAATTGGGTTTGGAAGAATGGTATGATCCTTCAGCATATCGTATCGTGTATGACAGACTAAAAAAAGTATTCCCCGATGAACAAGTCTATTTGAGCCAAAAAGGGTTTTTACCTTAATTGAGTGTTTTGCACAAAGAGAAAATAGTATTCCTTGTAAAAAATATAAGCTTCCCAAGACTAACCATTTTTCTGTTTACTTTTCCATAAAGTGATGAGCATGGAAAATAGAAGGAAGTACCATGAAACTAGAAAAAGTTGGAGTAATAATAAGCAATCCAAAAGTTTGTTGAACTATCCCGAAAATTAGTATTTCATCATTTGCTGGTGCCGTAAGCACGATATGGAGGTCTATCCTGAAAAAACAACTCTATAAGCTTGAAGGTTGTTTCAAACCGTTGAAAAGCGATTTGGTCAACAGACTAAAACCTGCCGCAATTGCGGCAGGTTTTGCATTGATACGCCCTCGGCAGGATAATAACCATATACCGAAAAGTATTGATATTTCAATGTTTGAGCGACACGTTCTTTTGCATCGTGCAAAATTCGTGCAAAATCATTTTCAATGTATAAATCTATGCAAAAAAGAGGCGGAGTATGATCTCCGCCTTCTTTTTTCTTCAAAAGTCCTGCTTACACAACACCTCACACTGCACTCCGTACTCCTTGCACCACGCTTCTAACTGCCGCTTTTTCACATCCGAAACAGTGTACCACAAAAGTATTGGCTCCCCGGTCTGCTGGCGCTGTATGAATCGGAATAAATACGCGTACTTCTCGACCTTTCGCTTGTTCTCGGCCATTTTTTGTGTGATGTCTACCTCCAAAAAATACATCTGCTCGTGATACGTGAACCGCGCATCTGATACAATGCTATATTCCTTGCCACCTTCTATCCATCTTGTCTTCGCTTCCGGCTTCCAGTCTTGTGGATAGTGGTAGAAGATATAGATGTCGTTGCGCATGACAATGTGCTCGAGTGGACTGTTTCCCCGTACCGTCGCTTCACCACCGATCAACTCTGCTCCTCTTTTATTGAGGTAGTACACATCCTCACCGATTCGCTTGGTGTTTGTATATTCCCGTATGCCTTGCAGCACCCGGTTTGCGTTGCGCTTGCTGCCGAGCGAAAACATGTGTTGCAACTGCGACCGGCTCAAGGCTTGCAAGTTATTCAAAGCATATAGTATCTTTATCTGTCTTTCTGTGAGGCTTTCTAACTTTGGCAATACGATGCACCTCCAATCGCTTTGCCATCTCCTCATCACTGATATACGGCGCCTGAACGATTTTTTTCTCATGCGTCTTGATGATCGCACGGCCCGGGATGTCTGATGGCAACTCCTCTGCACCTTGTTCGTCGATCACGACAGCTGACGCATATCCAGTCGGCAGACGAAATGAGATTTTCAGATCCGCGTTCTGTTTAATCTGCCTTGGCAGGGTGTCAGCCGTTGGGTATTGCGTGCAAAAAACAAGCCGAAAACCCAAAGCTCCACCGATACGGGCAATTTCAGAAAGGATGCTTTGACAATACGAAAGTAAATCACGCATTGGTTTTTCCATGAACTTTTCTGGAACGAGCTGCGCTGCTTCATCGACAATAATGAACGTTCGCTTTTGTATAGGTGTATTCACCACGTTAGACCATCCATTTCGCTTAAATTCAGCCATTTTTTGTTCGAGTAGTACCTTTATACTCGTTAGGCATTCAAACGCCTCTATTGGGTCGCTGGCGACGTCTAACACTTGTTTTAAATCAAGGTAGCGATCAAATTCTAAGCCGCCCTTCATATCGATAATTAAAAATTCAACATCGTCCGCATGGTTCTCAATAAGATAAGTCATCATCATTTTTAAAAACACTGTTTTACCGAATCTCGTAGTTCCTCCTACTACACAATGAGGCGTCTTATCAAAGTCATGAAAATGCCATCCTTTTTCATTGAAACCGAGTGGAACGACCCATCCTGGCATGTTCGGAACATCGTTATACAGCACTTTTTCCGGAATGTCGTTTTTAAAAACGTCGATATATAGCCATTTCTTGAACGTGACTTCAACTGGGCGATCCAGAGTGGCAGCAAGTATTTCTTCGACTGGTTCCAACACTTTTTTAGGTAGCCCTAACGGCACACGGTAAACATACCGAGC
This window contains:
- a CDS encoding FtsK/SpoIIIE domain-containing protein, coding for MFGIVSLFLGVFFLLELLAIPVLSGAAALYVGAKKRNVDEMVIQKVFKNLKVGAVEGKDFVYPKLIAMEKKEYGARYVYRVPLGLPKKVLEPVEEILAATLDRPVEVTFKKWLYIDVFKNDIPEKVLYNDVPNMPGWVVPLGFNEKGWHFHDFDKTPHCVVGGTTRFGKTVFLKMMMTYLIENHADDVEFLIIDMKGGLEFDRYLDLKQVLDVASDPIEAFECLTSIKVLLEQKMAEFKRNGWSNVVNTPIQKRTFIIVDEAAQLVPEKFMEKPMRDLLSYCQSILSEIARIGGALGFRLVFCTQYPTADTLPRQIKQNADLKISFRLPTGYASAVVIDEQGAEELPSDIPGRAIIKTHEKKIVQAPYISDEEMAKRLEVHRIAKVRKPHRKTDKDTICFE
- a CDS encoding SPL family radical SAM protein translates to MKVEFFYKYPKTLLNKGTGFLSGYSYSLNPYAGCAFGCSYCYVRQMPVSMFRKEEWGTWVDIKKKSADLLRKELERAKNKGKVTIFMSSSTDPYQPIEYKEKVTRSLLEVMVENKPDFLFVQTRSPLVCRDIDLFLLLKDKVRVSMTIETDREDIRKYFTPHAPPISARLKALQLLADAGVPTQATIAPVLPSSEEFPEKLKKLVDRVCVDDYFMGDGSGGKRTKNLGIFSMYEKLGLEEWYDPSAYRIVYDRLKKVFPDEQVYLSQKGFLP
- the tpiA gene encoding triose-phosphate isomerase, translated to MRKRIIAGNWKMHKTLPEAVSFVEEVKRLVPPAEQIDSVICAPFLFLDRLVQNAQESDLKIGAQNMHFEDKGAFTGEISPVALKDIGVTYVIIGHSERREMFAETDETVNKKVLAAFKHGLIPIVCCGETLEQRESGKTNDVVGVQVKKALAGLTVEQAKQVVIAYEPIWAIGTGKSSTAEDANEVCGHIRSILADIFSEEVAQAVRIQYGGSVKPENIREFLAQEHIDGALVGGASLDPKSFLQLVEAGHHE
- a CDS encoding Ada metal-binding domain-containing protein, with the translated sequence MKNSMIYPEWDAPYFIGVKTTKIYCFPWCNGKPKAENIIKFESRAEAEQAGYRSCKNCCSGLPPGSWEDNKQEIQLMVPKEFSFAENMKYLSNAPNECMYHIKNNRIYKAVPIEQELPLIEIRADHEDALTIRFVGNTTPSCKWVRAAVARYVREWFDLKTNLRPFYDLAKSDILLQKAVSEFYGLRLIGIPDLFEALCWGIIGQQINLTFAYTLKRRFVETFGRHVEWDGEQYWIFPSPHEIAALKVSDLTALQMTAKKSEYLIGVAKLISEGKLTKELLMGAGNYKKAEKMLVNIRGIGPWTANYVLMRCLRIPSAFPIDDVGLHNAIKHLMGSENKPSKDEILKLFSRWTNWEAYATFYLWRFLY
- a CDS encoding bifunctional transcriptional activator/DNA repair enzyme AdaA is translated as MKMKTQRKQGDIQRVPHHANETGAIEENLTDEIWQAIVSNDSSYDDKFFYAVKSTGIFCRPSCKSRAPKKENIRIFRSAQQALSENFRPCKRCKPTGERLPDEDWVDQITQCIETNYSEPLNLKILADMCHGSPYHLHRTFKRIKGITPAEYIRKVRISKSIQYLATSDKTITEISLAVGIPNTAYFITLFKKETGYTPADYRQLISNKITMEALNNGVKK
- the rpoN gene encoding RNA polymerase factor sigma-54, with protein sequence MRAELLQEQRLKLALTKELTQAIELLQYSAVELQTFLYEQSLDNPFLEIRDHRWKRSGRRLSEKDKKQWLENMSTRSETLSAHLMAQLPALSLAKQEERAVRYLIASLDEDGYLRIGLEEIADRLAISREEAEKALEIVQSLEPAGVGARSLEECLYLQLQRLPNRDEFAEQIIKHHFSLFAEKSWKTLAKQLGVDIASLQRVWDLIRTLEPRPGIHYTKEMPHFIIPDMIVERDPEGQWRIFFNDDVHPELVWNRMYEQQMTHYRDSQVHGFVKDKYRQFLWLAKSLEQRKQTLLNIMAVIVEKQLPCLEAGFAALKPLTMREVAEELGIHESTVSRAVKNKYVQTPFGTVELRRFFASSVSSAYAEEDAASSVKVKMVIKQLIEAEDKKQPLSDQKLADLLQEQYGIAVSRRTVAKYREQLHIPSSAKRKQYE
- a CDS encoding glutaredoxin family protein yields the protein MKINLYSKTNCPLCDKAKQVLQELQNEFSFDINEIDIYQDDKLLEKYQLMIPVVEIDGEEIDFGIVQKDVIRKRLLETRKS
- the gap gene encoding type I glyceraldehyde-3-phosphate dehydrogenase, whose product is MTVKIGINGFGRIGRNVFRAALKNPNVEVVAVNDLTDASTLAHLLKYDSVHGTLDAEVSVNGNNIVVNGKEIVVKAERDPAQLAWNELGVDIVVESTGRFTKREDAAKHLEAGAKKVIISAPAKNEDITIVMGVNQDKYDPANHHIISNASCTTNCLAPFAKVLHEKFGIVRGMMTTVHSYTNDQQILDLPHKDLRRARAAAESIIPTTTGAAKAVALVLPELKGKLNGMAMRVPTPNVSVVDLVAELEKEVTAEEVNAALKEAAEGELKGILAYSEEPLVSRDYNGNTASSTIDALSTMVIEGKMVKVVSWYDNETGYSHRVVDLAEYIASKGL
- a CDS encoding methylated-DNA--[protein]-cysteine S-methyltransferase, whose amino-acid sequence is MVSKNNLTVYWTLFVYEQWKMYIAATSNGLCYVGSPNKPFEELSNWVKKHLPNSVLVQDDEKLQPYTAELTEYFWGQRKTFVQPLDLYGTPFQLSVWNALRKIPYGHTRSYSEIANHIQKPFSVRAVGAAIGANPVLIIVPCHRVIGKNGTLTGYRGGLEMKKQLLQLENESSLIGERYLHA
- a CDS encoding replication-relaxation family protein; this encodes MPKLESLTERQIKILYALNNLQALSRSQLQHMFSLGSKRNANRVLQGIREYTNTKRIGEDVYYLNKRGAELIGGEATVRGNSPLEHIVMRNDIYIFYHYPQDWKPEAKTRWIEGGKEYSIVSDARFTYHEQMYFLEVDITQKMAENKRKVEKYAYLFRFIQRQQTGEPILLWYTVSDVKKRQLEAWCKEYGVQCEVLCKQDF
- a CDS encoding phosphoglycerate kinase: MNKKTVRDVDVKGKRVFCRVDFNVPMENGAITDDTRIRAALPTIRYLIEQGAKVILASHLGRPKGKVVEEMRLNAVAKRLSELLGKQVVKTDEAYGDAVKAEIANMKEGDVLLLENVRFYPGEEKNDPELAKAFAELADIYVNDAFGAAHRAHASTEGIAHYLPAVAGFLMEREIEVLGKALSNPDRPFTAIIGGAKVKDKIGVIENLLNKVDNLIIGGGLAYTFVKALGHEVGKSLLEEDKIELAKSFMEKAKEKGVNFYMPVDAVVADRFANDANTKVVAIDAIPSDWEALDIGPKTCELYRDVIMKSKLVVWNGPMGVFEMDAFAEGTKAVAQALADAVDTYSVIGGGDSAAAVEKFGLAEKMDHISTGGGASLEFMEGKQLPGVVALNDK
- a CDS encoding sugar-binding transcriptional regulator, producing MRSLIEAQKKLLPDLLEVMQKRYQILHYVSLMQPVGRRVLANSLGMSERVLRSEVQFLKEQNLLAVDSIGTSLTPEGKELLYALEDVMREVLGLRDLEATLKQKLHIEKVIVVAGDSDLSPWVKKEMGRACVTCMKERLKNGDIVAVTGGTTMAAVAEMMTPDAKLNNLLFVPARGGLGENVGNQANTICAKMAEKALGNYRLLHVPDHLSREAYESLIEEPAVKEMLELIKSCRMVVHGIGDAVTMAERRKTRKEDMEKIKARHAVAEAFGYYFNEKGEVVHKVKTVGIQLEDLPHVEHVIAVAGGASKAKAIQAYMKRAPHSILITDEGAAKALLGE